The Corynebacterium pseudopelargi genome contains a region encoding:
- a CDS encoding aminoacyl-tRNA hydrolase, protein MAKNEAFALAFERLAKAVDGRSWERDPEDQSDPSTVQAMQIVLHLPKQDPPKRHAVLQAAARAAVAVCLDPRAGADFEDPEHGYFARALDTWYRHRIRKVTRRARNAAWRNVQDLAGVSVENTARAFIPSAVSEVPAPIAKLQIAGTDLPASQEPEPQPGVPVLYVDASLGMSAGKTAAQVGHASMLLAGHQSLAWAERWAAQDFALSLCEVGKEEFEARCANPGAVTVVDAGFTEIAPNTPTVCALPEPVLPEPALPEPGLAC, encoded by the coding sequence ATGGCTAAAAACGAGGCCTTCGCGCTGGCTTTCGAGCGCCTAGCCAAGGCAGTGGATGGCAGGTCTTGGGAGCGCGACCCGGAGGATCAATCCGATCCCTCCACCGTGCAGGCCATGCAGATTGTGCTGCACCTGCCAAAGCAGGATCCTCCCAAGCGGCATGCGGTGCTGCAGGCCGCCGCTAGGGCGGCGGTGGCAGTATGCCTTGATCCGCGCGCTGGTGCTGATTTTGAAGATCCCGAACACGGCTACTTCGCCAGGGCTTTGGATACGTGGTATCGCCACCGGATCCGCAAAGTCACCCGCCGTGCCCGCAATGCCGCATGGCGCAATGTACAAGACTTGGCCGGGGTCAGTGTTGAGAACACCGCGCGGGCCTTCATTCCCAGTGCCGTAAGCGAAGTGCCGGCGCCTATTGCCAAACTGCAGATCGCCGGCACGGATCTTCCCGCAAGCCAAGAACCAGAGCCGCAACCTGGGGTGCCGGTGTTGTATGTGGATGCCTCTTTAGGCATGAGCGCCGGTAAAACCGCGGCGCAAGTAGGGCATGCATCCATGTTGCTTGCCGGGCATCAATCTTTGGCATGGGCCGAGCGCTGGGCAGCGCAAGATTTTGCCTTAAGCTTGTGTGAGGTGGGAAAAGAGGAGTTTGAAGCTCGTTGCGCGAACCCCGGTGCCGTCACGGTCGTTGATGCGGGGTTTACCGAGATCGCCCCGAATACGCCCACGGTGTGTGCCCTGCCCGAGCCTGTCCTGCCCGAGCCAGCCCTGCCCGAGCCAGGCCTGGCCTGCTAG
- the nadE gene encoding ammonia-dependent NAD(+) synthetase, whose amino-acid sequence MNTSQQQEILNALGTKPSIDPAQEVQARVDFLCQYLKASHTRGFVLGISGGQDSTLAGKLAQMACEQLRAEGIEAEFWAMRLPYGVQADEADALRALEFIGPDHSVSVNIKQATDAMDDAVAATLDRQDLGDFNRGNVKARQRMVAQYALAGELGLLVIGTDHAAENVTGFFTKFGDGAADVLPLFGLSKRQGAALLRHLGAPASTWEKVPTADLEDDKPMLPDEEALGVSYAQIDDYLEGKEIEANAQERIEHLWKVGQHKRHLPVGPEDTWWRK is encoded by the coding sequence ATGAACACTTCTCAACAGCAAGAGATTCTGAACGCCCTGGGCACCAAGCCCAGCATCGACCCGGCTCAAGAAGTACAAGCCCGAGTAGATTTCCTCTGCCAATACCTCAAAGCCTCCCACACGCGCGGCTTTGTGCTTGGCATCTCCGGCGGCCAAGACTCCACCCTGGCAGGAAAACTAGCGCAGATGGCCTGCGAACAACTCAGAGCAGAAGGCATCGAAGCTGAGTTCTGGGCCATGCGCCTGCCCTATGGTGTGCAGGCCGACGAGGCCGATGCGCTTCGCGCCTTGGAATTTATCGGCCCCGATCACAGCGTCAGCGTGAATATCAAGCAAGCCACCGACGCCATGGATGACGCGGTAGCAGCCACGCTGGATCGGCAGGATTTAGGCGATTTCAACCGCGGCAACGTCAAGGCCCGCCAGCGCATGGTGGCCCAATATGCCTTGGCCGGGGAATTGGGGCTTTTAGTAATTGGCACCGATCACGCCGCTGAGAACGTCACCGGGTTTTTTACCAAGTTTGGCGACGGCGCAGCCGATGTCTTGCCACTGTTTGGGCTTTCTAAGCGCCAAGGCGCTGCCCTGCTCCGCCACCTCGGCGCCCCAGCATCGACCTGGGAGAAGGTTCCTACCGCAGACCTGGAAGATGATAAACCCATGTTGCCCGACGAGGAGGCCTTGGGCGTGAGCTATGCGCAGATCGATGATTACCTCGAAGGCAAAGAGATAGAGGCCAACGCACAAGAGCGCATCGAGCACCTTTGGAAGGTCGGCCAACACAAACGCCACCTGCCCGTAGGGCCTGAAGATACTTGGTGGCGCAAGTAG
- the nrdI gene encoding class Ib ribonucleoside-diphosphate reductase assembly flavoprotein NrdI, with the protein MLIVYFSSATENTKRFVEKLGFPAERIPLRKNDAPLRVEEPYVLVCPTYGGGASISGGNTRPVPSQVIRFLNDAHNRSLLRAVIAGGNSNFGTDFGKAGDVISAKCQVPYVYRYELLGTEEDVRIVQEGLKANAEELGLYMDKECA; encoded by the coding sequence GTGCTCATCGTCTACTTCTCCTCCGCCACGGAAAACACCAAGCGCTTTGTAGAAAAACTCGGCTTCCCGGCTGAGCGCATTCCTTTAAGGAAAAACGATGCGCCCCTTCGAGTCGAAGAGCCCTATGTGCTGGTGTGTCCCACCTACGGCGGGGGAGCGTCGATAAGCGGAGGCAATACCCGCCCCGTGCCATCGCAGGTGATCCGATTCCTCAACGATGCGCACAACCGATCCCTCCTGCGGGCCGTGATCGCTGGCGGCAACTCCAATTTTGGTACCGATTTTGGCAAGGCCGGCGACGTAATCTCGGCGAAATGCCAGGTGCCCTACGTCTATCGCTATGAGTTGCTGGGCACTGAGGAAGATGTGAGGATCGTCCAAGAAGGCCTCAAAGCTAACGCGGAAGAGTTGGGGCTGTATATGGATAAAGAATGCGCCTAA
- the serB gene encoding phosphoserine phosphatase SerB, translated as MQRVQTEPSVPTVGLTPGFSPAVITVSGADRPGLSASFFRVLAAQDVQVLDVEQSQFRGYLNLAAFVGIKAEEREVILQGLRDSLYTAHLKVTLEIPDEPEFSRPRSTHVMVVLGNPVPAAAISRIGQTLADYGANIDTIRGIADYPVTGLEMKLTVPNPKPGGGIPLRKALAALTQELGVDIAIERDGLQRRSKRLICFDCDSTLITGEVIEMLAAHAGREAEVAEVTERAMRGELDFEASLRERVKALAGLDASVIDEVARDIVLTPGARTTIRTLQEVGYTTAVVSGGFIQVLEGLAEELNLDYVRANTLEIKDGKLTGNVIGKVVDRAAKEEFLREFAADAGLEMSQTVAVGDGANDIDMISAAGLGIAFNAKPALRSVADTSVNSPFLDEVVHMLGIPRSEIDQVQAELEGEPRRKPLDG; from the coding sequence ATGCAACGCGTGCAAACAGAACCCTCAGTGCCAACCGTAGGACTCACCCCAGGCTTCTCACCCGCCGTCATTACCGTCTCCGGTGCAGACCGCCCAGGTTTGAGCGCCTCCTTCTTCCGAGTGCTCGCCGCCCAAGACGTGCAAGTGCTCGACGTCGAACAATCCCAATTCCGCGGATACCTCAACCTCGCCGCCTTCGTAGGCATTAAAGCCGAAGAACGCGAAGTGATCCTCCAAGGCCTCAGGGATTCCCTCTATACCGCCCACCTCAAAGTCACCCTCGAGATTCCCGATGAACCCGAATTCTCCAGGCCGCGCTCAACCCACGTGATGGTCGTACTGGGCAACCCCGTTCCTGCCGCCGCAATTTCTAGGATCGGCCAAACCCTGGCCGACTACGGCGCCAATATCGACACCATCCGAGGCATTGCCGATTATCCCGTCACCGGCCTAGAAATGAAGCTCACGGTGCCTAACCCCAAACCAGGCGGAGGCATCCCGCTGCGCAAAGCCCTTGCTGCTTTAACCCAAGAGTTAGGAGTAGACATCGCCATCGAGCGCGATGGTCTGCAACGCCGCTCAAAGCGCCTGATCTGCTTCGACTGCGACTCCACGCTGATTACCGGGGAAGTGATCGAGATGCTCGCCGCCCACGCCGGGCGCGAAGCCGAGGTTGCAGAAGTTACCGAACGTGCCATGCGTGGCGAACTCGACTTCGAAGCATCGCTGCGCGAACGCGTCAAAGCCCTAGCTGGCCTGGATGCCTCGGTGATTGATGAAGTCGCCCGCGATATCGTGCTCACCCCAGGTGCACGCACCACCATCCGCACCCTCCAAGAGGTTGGCTACACCACCGCCGTGGTCTCCGGTGGCTTTATCCAGGTGCTCGAAGGTCTAGCAGAAGAGCTCAACTTGGATTATGTGCGCGCCAATACCCTTGAGATCAAAGATGGCAAGCTCACCGGCAATGTCATTGGCAAGGTGGTGGATCGCGCCGCCAAGGAAGAATTCCTGCGCGAGTTTGCAGCCGATGCTGGTTTGGAGATGTCGCAAACCGTAGCCGTAGGCGATGGCGCCAACGATATCGACATGATTTCTGCGGCAGGCTTAGGCATTGCCTTTAACGCCAAACCGGCGCTGCGTAGCGTGGCGGATACTTCCGTGAATTCGCCCTTCTTAGATGAAGTAGTGCACATGCTGGGCATCCCGCGCTCGGAAATCGACCAGGTACAAGCAGAGCTCGAAGGCGAACCACGCAGAAAGCCCCTCGATGGCTAA
- a CDS encoding ferritin, translating to MEINEKLATALNNQVTAELEAAMIYLQLSYKLEELGLSGMAHWMRAQHAEELEHAQRFADHLLDRDYTPQIGDIAPPKVDVATPLDAFEASLAHEQKVSGMIRELAELSQSVKDFDSRPLLDRFLDEQIEEESSVKDIIDRLKLADTGTGVLVIDAELGER from the coding sequence ATGGAGATCAACGAGAAACTCGCAACCGCACTGAACAATCAAGTCACTGCCGAGCTTGAGGCAGCCATGATTTACCTTCAGCTTTCTTATAAGCTCGAGGAACTCGGCCTGTCTGGCATGGCTCACTGGATGCGTGCACAGCACGCCGAGGAGCTGGAGCACGCTCAGCGCTTCGCAGACCACCTGCTCGACCGCGACTACACCCCGCAGATTGGCGACATCGCTCCCCCGAAGGTCGACGTTGCCACCCCGCTTGACGCTTTCGAGGCTTCCCTGGCTCATGAGCAGAAGGTATCCGGCATGATCCGCGAACTGGCTGAGCTTTCGCAGTCCGTCAAGGACTTCGACTCCCGCCCGCTGCTGGATCGCTTCCTCGACGAGCAGATCGAAGAGGAGTCCTCTGTTAAGGACATCATCGATCGCCTCAAGCTGGCCGATACCGGCACCGGCGTATTGGTCATCGACGCCGAGCTCGGCGAGCGCTAA
- the nrdH gene encoding glutaredoxin-like protein NrdH, protein MSITVYTKPACMQCNATKKALDRAGLEYELVDISLDEEARDYVMALGYLQAPVVEAGGDHWSGFRPERIRSLAAQVA, encoded by the coding sequence ATGTCGATCACCGTTTACACCAAGCCCGCCTGCATGCAGTGCAACGCCACCAAGAAGGCACTCGACCGCGCTGGCTTGGAATACGAGCTGGTAGACATCAGCCTTGATGAAGAAGCCCGCGACTACGTCATGGCCCTGGGATACCTCCAGGCCCCCGTGGTGGAGGCCGGTGGCGATCACTGGTCTGGTTTCCGCCCCGAGCGCATTCGCTCACTTGCTGCCCAGGTTGCCTAA
- the ykgO gene encoding type B 50S ribosomal protein L36, which translates to MKVRKSLRSLKNKPGAQVVRRRGKVYVINKKDPRFKARQG; encoded by the coding sequence ATGAAGGTCCGTAAGTCCCTTCGGTCGCTGAAGAACAAGCCGGGCGCCCAGGTTGTGCGTCGCCGCGGCAAGGTGTACGTGATCAACAAGAAGGATCCCCGCTTCAAGGCACGCCAGGGCTAA
- a CDS encoding fructosamine kinase family protein, whose amino-acid sequence MSVFEKRPAEPQSALAEAAGLRWLREASTAVVEVVHADASSISTRRVQSVAPNPKDARTAGVELARIHAAGAHAYGCPPPGWEGPNYIGTQEQSCIPEASWTSFYVRQRVLPFVRAAKDRGNLGSSANIERACALIQQSPELEPKAPARIHGDLWAGNLMFGAQGPKFIDPAAHGGHPLTDLAMLELFGAPYSEEIWRGYQEHCDAEVLDASLIPIHQLHPVAVHAVTHGRAYGEHLEELAQATIALLKG is encoded by the coding sequence TTGTCTGTATTTGAAAAGCGGCCAGCCGAGCCCCAATCTGCGCTGGCAGAAGCCGCAGGCCTGCGTTGGCTGCGCGAAGCCAGCACAGCAGTGGTGGAAGTGGTGCACGCAGATGCATCAAGCATTAGTACCCGGCGTGTACAAAGCGTGGCACCCAACCCCAAGGATGCGCGCACAGCCGGTGTTGAATTAGCGCGCATCCACGCCGCAGGTGCGCATGCCTATGGCTGCCCGCCGCCAGGTTGGGAAGGGCCAAACTACATCGGCACCCAAGAACAGTCCTGTATCCCCGAAGCGTCCTGGACTAGCTTCTATGTGCGCCAGCGCGTGCTGCCTTTTGTGCGCGCTGCTAAAGATCGCGGCAACCTCGGCTCGAGCGCAAACATTGAGCGTGCTTGTGCGTTAATCCAGCAAAGCCCCGAGCTAGAACCTAAGGCACCGGCGCGTATCCATGGTGATCTTTGGGCCGGCAACCTTATGTTTGGTGCTCAAGGGCCAAAGTTTATTGATCCAGCAGCGCACGGCGGGCATCCGCTGACAGATCTAGCCATGCTTGAGCTTTTTGGCGCGCCCTATAGCGAAGAAATCTGGCGAGGCTATCAAGAACACTGTGATGCTGAGGTGCTTGATGCCTCACTGATTCCCATCCACCAACTTCACCCGGTAGCAGTGCACGCCGTTACTCATGGTCGTGCCTATGGCGAGCACCTAGAAGAGCTCGCCCAGGCCACGATTGCGCTGCTCAAGGGCTAG
- the ctaD gene encoding aa3-type cytochrome oxidase subunit I → MTAVEPRLENYSEPTRPAPTGGARKGSLAWKMLTTTDHKLLGIMYIIMSFVWFFVGGLMALLIRAELFSPGLQFLSNEQFNQLFTMHGTIMLLAFGTPIVWGFANYVLPLQIGAPDVAFPRLNAFGFWITQIGIVCMLAGFLTPGGAADFGWTMYLPLADHVHSPGVGSDFWIVGVGATGVGTIASAINMITTLICLRAPGMTMFRMPIFCWNIFVASVIVLMIFPLLTSAALGVLYDRKLGGHIYDSGNGGAVLWQHLFWFFGHPEVYVLALPFFGIVSEILPVFARKPMFGYIGLVFATLSIGTLSMAVWAHHMFVTGAILLPFFSFMTFLISVPTGVKFFNWLGTLWRGHISWETPMLWSMGFLVTFLFGGLTGIMLASPPLDFQLAESYFLIAHFHYTLFGTLVFSSCAGVYFWFPKMTGRMLDETLGKVHFWLTFVGFHGTFLIQHWVGNMGMSRRYADYLESDGFTIYNQISTVFSFLLGMSVLPFIWNVVKSWRYGEIVTVDDPWGYGNSLEWATSCPPPRHNFTSMPRIRSERPAFELHYPHMVERMRAEAHVGHDKHKQHPLEENKSHVKA, encoded by the coding sequence ATGACCGCTGTGGAGCCACGGCTGGAGAATTACTCCGAGCCAACCAGGCCCGCACCAACCGGCGGGGCCCGCAAGGGTTCGCTGGCTTGGAAGATGCTGACCACCACTGACCACAAGCTCCTGGGCATCATGTACATCATCATGTCCTTCGTGTGGTTCTTCGTTGGTGGCCTAATGGCACTTTTGATCCGCGCTGAGCTCTTCTCGCCGGGTCTGCAATTCTTGTCCAACGAGCAGTTCAACCAGCTGTTCACCATGCACGGCACCATCATGCTGCTCGCCTTCGGCACTCCGATCGTGTGGGGCTTTGCTAACTACGTGCTGCCGCTGCAAATCGGCGCTCCCGACGTGGCCTTCCCACGTCTGAACGCTTTCGGCTTCTGGATCACCCAGATCGGTATCGTCTGCATGCTCGCAGGCTTCCTCACCCCAGGTGGTGCCGCTGACTTCGGCTGGACCATGTACCTGCCGCTGGCAGACCACGTGCACTCGCCCGGCGTTGGTAGCGACTTCTGGATCGTCGGCGTTGGCGCCACCGGTGTGGGCACCATTGCTTCGGCCATCAACATGATCACCACCCTGATCTGCCTGCGCGCACCTGGTATGACCATGTTCCGCATGCCGATCTTCTGCTGGAACATCTTCGTTGCTTCCGTGATCGTGCTGATGATCTTCCCGCTGCTGACCTCCGCAGCCCTCGGCGTGCTCTACGACCGCAAGCTCGGCGGCCACATCTACGACTCCGGCAACGGCGGCGCAGTGCTGTGGCAGCACCTGTTCTGGTTCTTCGGCCACCCCGAGGTGTACGTGCTGGCGCTGCCATTCTTCGGCATCGTTTCCGAGATCCTTCCGGTCTTCGCACGTAAGCCAATGTTCGGCTACATCGGCCTGGTATTCGCAACCCTGTCCATCGGTACCCTTTCCATGGCAGTGTGGGCACACCACATGTTCGTTACCGGCGCCATCCTGCTGCCGTTCTTCTCCTTCATGACCTTCCTGATCTCGGTGCCTACCGGCGTGAAGTTCTTCAACTGGCTCGGCACCCTGTGGCGCGGTCACATCTCTTGGGAGACCCCGATGCTGTGGAGCATGGGCTTCCTGGTCACCTTCCTCTTCGGTGGTCTGACCGGTATTATGCTGGCCTCCCCGCCGCTGGACTTCCAGCTGGCAGAGTCCTACTTCCTGATCGCCCACTTCCACTACACCCTCTTCGGTACCCTGGTGTTCTCCTCCTGCGCAGGCGTGTACTTCTGGTTCCCGAAGATGACCGGTCGCATGCTCGACGAGACCCTGGGCAAGGTGCACTTCTGGCTCACCTTCGTGGGCTTCCACGGCACCTTCCTCATCCAGCACTGGGTGGGCAACATGGGCATGTCCCGCCGCTACGCCGACTACCTGGAGTCTGACGGCTTCACCATCTACAACCAGATCTCGACCGTCTTCTCCTTCCTGCTCGGCATGTCGGTACTGCCGTTCATCTGGAACGTTGTGAAGTCCTGGCGCTACGGCGAGATCGTCACCGTTGACGATCCCTGGGGCTACGGCAACTCCCTGGAGTGGGCAACCTCCTGCCCGCCTCCTCGCCACAACTTCACCTCCATGCCGCGTATCCGCTCCGAGCGCCCCGCGTTCGAGCTGCACTACCCGCACATGGTGGAGCGCATGCGTGCCGAGGCCCACGTTGGCCACGACAAGCACAAGCAACACCCGCTGGAAGAAAATAAGTCCCACGTAAAGGCCTAA
- the nrdF gene encoding class 1b ribonucleoside-diphosphate reductase subunit beta produces the protein MSSYESYIDQHPKPVEAINWNTIPDDKDLEVWDRLTGNFWLPEKVPVSNDIKSWKTLNELEQRTTMRVFTGLTMLDTIQGTVGAVSMIPDALTPHEEAVYTNIAFMESVHAKSYSNIFMTLASTKEINEAFRWSEENENLQKKAKIILSYYEGDDPLKRKVASTLLESFLFYSGFYLPMYWSSHAKLTNTADIIRLIIRDEAVHGYYIGYKYQQGLLRQSQERRDELKEYTFDLLYDLYDNETQYTEDLYDDLGWTEDVKRFLRYNANKALNNLGYEGLFPADETKVSPAILSALSPNADENHDFFSGSGSSYVIGKAENTTDEDWDF, from the coding sequence GTGAGCAGTTACGAGTCCTATATCGACCAACATCCGAAACCGGTCGAGGCCATCAACTGGAACACCATTCCAGACGATAAAGATCTGGAAGTTTGGGATCGACTCACCGGCAACTTCTGGCTGCCCGAAAAGGTGCCAGTGTCGAATGACATTAAGAGCTGGAAAACGCTCAACGAGCTCGAGCAGCGAACCACCATGCGTGTGTTTACCGGCCTGACCATGCTCGACACCATCCAGGGCACCGTCGGTGCAGTCTCGATGATCCCCGATGCGCTCACCCCGCACGAAGAGGCTGTCTATACCAACATTGCCTTCATGGAGAGCGTGCACGCGAAAAGCTACTCCAATATCTTTATGACGCTGGCCTCCACCAAGGAGATCAACGAGGCCTTCCGCTGGTCCGAGGAAAACGAGAACCTGCAAAAGAAGGCCAAGATCATCCTCTCCTACTACGAAGGTGATGATCCGCTGAAGCGCAAGGTGGCTTCAACGCTGCTGGAATCTTTCCTTTTCTATTCAGGCTTCTATCTGCCCATGTACTGGTCCAGCCACGCCAAGCTGACCAATACCGCCGATATCATCCGCCTGATCATCCGCGATGAGGCAGTGCATGGCTATTACATTGGCTATAAGTACCAGCAAGGCCTGTTGCGGCAGAGCCAAGAGCGCCGCGACGAGCTCAAGGAATACACCTTCGATCTGCTCTACGATCTCTACGACAACGAGACGCAGTACACCGAAGATCTCTACGACGATCTCGGCTGGACCGAAGATGTGAAGCGCTTCCTTCGCTACAACGCCAATAAGGCACTGAATAACCTCGGCTACGAGGGGCTCTTCCCGGCCGATGAAACGAAGGTATCGCCGGCAATCCTTTCGGCCCTTTCCCCGAACGCCGACGAGAACCACGACTTCTTCTCTGGTTCCGGCTCCTCCTATGTCATTGGCAAGGCCGAGAACACCACCGACGAAGACTGGGACTTCTAA
- the nrdE gene encoding class 1b ribonucleoside-diphosphate reductase subunit alpha, translating into MVAPLGKNVAEPVSREEQLDYHALNALLNLYDDEGNIQFDKDREAANQFFLQHVNQNTVFFHDLEEKIDYLVSNNYYEAEVIEQYDFPFIKALFKQAYAHKFRFKTFLGAYKYYTSYTLKTFDGRRYLERFEDRVCMVALTLAAGDEALAKHLVDEIITGRFQPATPTFLNSAKAQRGEPVSCFLLRIEDNMESIGRSINSALQLSKRGGGVALLLSNLREAGAPIKKIENQSSGVIPVMKLLEDSFSYANQLGARQGAGAVYLNAHHPDILSFLDTKRENADEKIRIKTLSLGVVIPDVTFELAKRNDDMYLFSPYDVERVYGKAFADISISEHYEEMVEDPRIRKTKIKAREFFQTIAEIQFESGYPYIMFEDTVNKANPIAGRVNMSNLCSEILQVNTPSVLNDDLTYAEVGEDISCNLGSLNIAMTMDSPDFAATVETAIRGLTAVSEQTSIDSVPSIRKGNNAAHAIGLGQMNLHGYLGREHIFYGSEEALDFTNAYFAAVLYQCLRASNKIARERGETFEGFEDSKYASGEYFDGFDPAEFAPKTEKVKQLFDASTIHTPTPQDWEELKASVAEYGLYNRNLQAVPPTGSISYINNSTSSIHPIASKIEIRKEGKIGRVYYPAPHMDNSNLEYYQDAYEVGYEKVIDTYAVATKYVDQGLSLTLFFKDSVTTRDINRAQIYAWRKGIKTLYYIRLRQVALMGTEVEGCVSCML; encoded by the coding sequence ATTGTGGCCCCATTAGGTAAGAACGTCGCTGAACCCGTCTCGCGCGAAGAGCAGCTCGACTATCACGCACTCAACGCACTGCTGAATCTTTATGACGACGAAGGCAATATCCAGTTCGATAAAGACCGCGAGGCTGCCAACCAGTTCTTCCTGCAGCACGTAAACCAGAACACGGTGTTCTTCCACGATCTGGAAGAAAAGATCGACTACCTGGTCAGCAACAATTACTACGAAGCCGAAGTTATCGAGCAATACGACTTTCCTTTTATTAAGGCACTGTTTAAGCAGGCCTATGCTCATAAGTTCCGCTTCAAGACCTTCCTCGGGGCGTATAAGTACTACACCTCATATACGCTCAAGACTTTCGATGGCCGCCGCTACCTCGAACGCTTCGAAGATCGCGTGTGCATGGTGGCACTGACCTTGGCCGCAGGTGATGAGGCCTTGGCAAAGCACCTGGTTGATGAGATCATCACGGGGCGCTTCCAGCCTGCAACGCCCACCTTCTTAAACTCCGCCAAGGCCCAGCGCGGCGAGCCGGTGTCCTGCTTCTTGCTGCGTATCGAAGACAATATGGAATCCATCGGGCGTTCGATCAACTCTGCGCTGCAGCTTTCCAAGCGCGGTGGCGGTGTGGCACTGCTGCTTTCTAACCTGCGCGAGGCAGGCGCGCCGATTAAGAAGATTGAAAATCAGTCTTCCGGTGTGATCCCCGTGATGAAGCTGCTCGAAGATTCCTTCTCTTATGCCAACCAGCTTGGTGCTCGTCAGGGTGCCGGTGCTGTGTACCTCAATGCCCACCACCCGGATATCTTGAGCTTCCTTGATACCAAGCGTGAAAATGCCGATGAAAAGATCCGCATTAAAACCCTCTCGCTTGGTGTAGTGATCCCCGATGTCACCTTTGAGCTGGCAAAGCGCAACGATGACATGTATCTGTTTAGCCCCTATGACGTCGAGCGCGTCTATGGCAAGGCCTTCGCCGATATCTCGATTAGCGAGCACTACGAGGAGATGGTGGAGGATCCGCGGATCCGCAAGACCAAGATCAAGGCGCGTGAGTTCTTCCAGACCATCGCCGAGATCCAATTCGAGTCGGGCTATCCCTACATCATGTTCGAAGACACGGTCAATAAGGCCAACCCCATTGCGGGTCGTGTGAACATGAGTAACTTGTGCTCGGAGATCCTGCAGGTAAACACCCCCTCGGTGCTCAATGACGACCTCACTTACGCGGAGGTTGGTGAGGATATCTCTTGTAACCTCGGCTCGCTGAACATCGCCATGACCATGGATTCCCCCGATTTCGCCGCCACGGTGGAAACGGCCATTCGCGGCCTGACTGCCGTGTCTGAGCAGACCTCCATCGATTCGGTGCCGAGTATTCGCAAGGGCAACAACGCCGCGCACGCCATCGGCCTTGGCCAGATGAATCTGCACGGCTACCTTGGCCGCGAGCACATCTTCTATGGCAGCGAGGAGGCCTTGGACTTTACCAACGCCTACTTTGCCGCCGTGTTGTACCAGTGCCTGCGCGCATCCAATAAGATCGCCCGCGAACGCGGCGAAACCTTCGAGGGCTTCGAAGATTCCAAGTATGCAAGCGGCGAGTACTTCGATGGCTTCGATCCAGCCGAGTTCGCACCCAAGACCGAGAAGGTCAAGCAGCTTTTCGACGCCTCCACGATCCACACCCCAACGCCGCAGGATTGGGAGGAGCTGAAAGCATCGGTTGCCGAGTACGGACTGTACAACCGCAACCTCCAGGCAGTGCCGCCTACGGGTTCGATCTCCTATATCAATAACTCCACCTCCTCCATCCACCCCATTGCCTCCAAGATCGAGATCCGCAAAGAAGGCAAGATTGGCCGCGTGTACTACCCGGCTCCCCACATGGATAACTCCAACCTGGAGTACTACCAGGATGCCTATGAGGTGGGCTATGAAAAGGTCATCGATACCTACGCCGTGGCCACCAAGTATGTAGACCAGGGCTTGTCGCTTACCTTGTTCTTCAAGGATTCGGTGACTACCCGCGATATCAACCGCGCGCAGATCTATGCATGGCGCAAGGGTATTAAGACCCTCTACTACATCCGCCTGCGCCAGGTGGCCTTGATGGGTACTGAGGTAGAGGGCTGCGTGAGCTGCATGCTCTAA